A segment of the Candidatus Brevundimonas phytovorans genome:
GGCGGGGCCGCGCCGCCGTTGGCGGCGGCCGCAGCCGTGGCGTTCGGATAGGGCGACGGGAACTTGTCGGCGGTGGTGGCGTCGCGCATCAGCGCCTCGCCCGTCTCGCTGTCGATGTCCGGGACCTGAACTTCCTTGGCCAGAGCCTTCACGACCGGGTTGTCGTTCGGGTTCGGATACTCCGGGTTCCAGAACGGGCCGTGCTTGTCGCCCAGGTTACGGAAGTGCACCAGGTTCATGCTGTGGCACGAGGAGCAGACTTCCTTGTAGACCTTGTAGCCGCGTTGCAGCTGGCCCTGATCATAGGTGCCGAACGGCCCCTCGAAGCTGAAGCCGCCTTCGCGCGGATGCTTGGCGCCCCCGGCGGCCATCGCCGGAGCGGCGATGGCGACCAGGCCGACAGCGGCCGTCAGGGAAACCAGAACTTTACGGAAGGACACGGTTTTCTTCTCGTTCGAAATCATCGCGTTCAGCCCTTCTGCTCGGTGACGGGCAGGACCGGCTCGGAGATCGTCGCCGGGACCGGCAACGGCTTCTCGCGCAGGCCCAGGAACGGCATCAGCACCAGGAAGAAGATGAAGTAGTAGGCCGTCAGGAAGCGCGTCAGCCACAGGTAGGAGTTCAGCTTGCCGTCACCCAGGGTGAAGCTGGGCATGCCCGGAATGACCGGGGCGTCCGGCAGTTGACCACCGCACCAGCCGAGGCCGAAGCAGACGACCAGGAAGATGACGAAGCAGGTGCGCATCGTCGGGCGGTAGCGCATCGAGCGCACCTTGGACGTGTCCAGCCAGGGCAGGACGAACAGCACGCCGATGGCGCCGAACATGGCCACCACGCCGCCGAACTTGTCGGGGATGGCGCGCAGGATCGCGTAGAACGGCAGCATGTACCATTCCGGGACGATGTGGGCCGGGGTCTGCAGCGGGTTGGCCGGGATGTAGTTGTCGGCGTGGCCCAGGGCGTTCGGCTGATAGAAGACGAAGACCGAGAACAGGATCAGGAACAGGATGATGGCGAACCCGTCCTTGACCGTGAAGTAGGGGTGGAAGGGCAGCATGTCCTTCTTCTGGCGGTCCTTCGGGATCAGGATGCCGACCGGGTTGTTCTGACCGGCGGCGTGCAGCGCCCAAAGGTGCAGCACCACGCAGCCGGCGATGACGAACGGCAGCAGATAGTGCAGCGAGAAGAAGCGGTTCAGCGTGGCGTTGTCGATCGCCGGGCCGCCGCGCAGCCAGATCAGGATCGGCTCGCCGATGACCGGAATGGCGCCGATCAGGTTGGTGATGACCTCAGCGCCCCAGAAGGACATCTGGCCCCAGGGCAGGACGTAGCCCAGGAAGGCGGTGGCGATCATCAGGAAGAAGATCAGGCAGCCGACGATCCAGATCATCTCGCGCGGCGCCTTGTAGGAACCGTAGTAGAGACCGCGCAGCATGTGCAGATAGACGGCGATGAAGAACATCGACGCGCCGTTGGCGTGCACGTAGCGGATCAGCCAACCGCCGTTGA
Coding sequences within it:
- a CDS encoding cytochrome c1 — its product is MISNEKKTVSFRKVLVSLTAAVGLVAIAAPAMAAGGAKHPREGGFSFEGPFGTYDQGQLQRGYKVYKEVCSSCHSMNLVHFRNLGDKHGPFWNPEYPNPNDNPVVKALAKEVQVPDIDSETGEALMRDATTADKFPSPYPNATAAAAANGGAAPPDLSVMAKARHDGANYIYSLLSGYVTPPAGLKMTSAQHYNPYMAGDLTPFWEGKGHVPPGGFIAMPAPLRDGQVTYDDGTKASVDQMAKDVAAFIAWTSEPKATERKQMGFGVLIFLLLFAGITYASYRRIWKGVAH
- a CDS encoding cytochrome b N-terminal domain-containing protein, whose translation is MSDHESTYVPKTAIERWMDTRLPIIRFGMDYANLPTPRNLNYWWTFGGILALCLMTQIITGIVLAMHYTPNTALAFESVERIMRDVNGGWLIRYVHANGASMFFIAVYLHMLRGLYYGSYKAPREMIWIVGCLIFFLMIATAFLGYVLPWGQMSFWGAEVITNLIGAIPVIGEPILIWLRGGPAIDNATLNRFFSLHYLLPFVIAGCVVLHLWALHAAGQNNPVGILIPKDRQKKDMLPFHPYFTVKDGFAIILFLILFSVFVFYQPNALGHADNYIPANPLQTPAHIVPEWYMLPFYAILRAIPDKFGGVVAMFGAIGVLFVLPWLDTSKVRSMRYRPTMRTCFVIFLVVCFGLGWCGGQLPDAPVIPGMPSFTLGDGKLNSYLWLTRFLTAYYFIFFLVLMPFLGLREKPLPVPATISEPVLPVTEQKG